From the genome of Pseudarthrobacter sp. NIBRBAC000502772:
TGTCCGGTCCCAGCCCGAGCTGGGTGAAGTACCGGAGCATGTCCGGGTCCGCGTCCGAGATTCTGGTGATGGTGACCGTCTGTTCCGGTTCCACGGATGTCAGGGGATCCCCTTGCGGCGGGTGGGGCAGCCCATCCCCCGAGGGGATGGGGTCTCCGTGGGGATCCCTCGTGGGGTGGCCAAGCTTCTCGTCGATGCGCCGGATCATGGTGTCGGAAACGGCGTGCTCAAGGATCTCGGCCTCGTCGTGCACCTCATCCCAGCCGTATCCCAGAATCTGTACGAGGAATGTTTCCAGGAGGCGGTGCCTGCGCACCATTTCGACGGCGTGTGCCCGGCCGGCGGGCGTCAGCTCGATGCTGCCATAGGGGGCATGAGTGACCAGGCCCTGCTTTGCCAGCCGACGGATGCCGTCCGAAACGGTTGACGGTTTGACCGCCATCCGCTCGGCCATGGCGCCAACAGTGATGGGAGCCTCTGCCCATTCCGTTGAGGACCAGATCATCTTCAGGTAGTCCTGCGCGGAAGCTGTCAGCTCGGAGACGGTCATATCCCCATATTACCAGCCGAACATGAATGTTAGACTGGCCTAACAAAAGTGTTTGATCAATGGAGATAAAATGGACGGCACGCCGAAAACCAAAGGAAAGACGATGCCGACGCGCCGTGCCATGCTCGCAGGAGCGGCGGCTTTCGCCGCGGCGCCTGCGCTGGTCGGATGGGTGCCGTTGGACTCCAAGGATCCCGGGCACCATGCCGGGCACGGCACGGTCTCCGGTCAGGCGGCGAAGACCACCACGGACGGTTCCTCTGCGGCAGGCGCTGGTTCGTCCCGCACGGACTCCGGCCACCTGGCGAACCATGCCGGTCACGCAGGCTTCGCCGGCGGGTCCGTCCCGCCGGAGCGCGCCGGGATCGACCCAACCGCGATCCTGCACGATTTTGACCGGGGGAAAACCAGCACTCTTCCGGACGGCCGCACCCTCCGGGAGTGGGACATCGTCGCGGTGGACAAAGATTTCGAGATCGCCCCGGGCGTGACGTTCCCGGGCTGGAGCTACAACGGCCGGATCCCCGGTCCGACCCTCTGGGCGCAGGAAGGCGACGCCCTCAGGATCCACTTCACCAACGCTGGCGCACACCTCCACACCATCCACTTCCACGGGATCCACCGGGCAGAGATGGACGGCACCCCGGGGATCGGCGCCGGGTCCATCGCCCCGGGCCAAAGCTTCACCTACGAATTCGATGCCACCCCGTTCGGCACCCACCTCTATCACTGCCACCAGTCACCGCTGGCCCCGCACATCGCCAAGGGCCTCTACGGCGGCTTCATCATCGAACCCAAGGAAGGCCGGCCGAAAGCCGACAACGAGATGGTCATGGTGATGAACGGCTACAACACCGACGGCGGCGACGACAACGAGTTCTACTCCGTCAACGGGCTGCCCTTCCACTTCATGGACTTCCCTGTCCAGGTCAGGCAGCACGAGCTGGTCCGGATCCACCTGATCAACGTCCTCGAATACGATCCGATCAATTCCTTCCACGTGCACGGGAACTTCTTCCACTACTACCCCACCGGCACCATGCTGACTCCCGCTGAGTTCACGGACACCATCTCCCAGGTACAGGGCCAGCGGGGCATTGTGGAGATCCGCTTCCCGTACCCGGGCAAGTACATGTTCCACGCCCACAAGACCGAGTTCGCTGAACTGGGCTGGATGGGTTTCTTCGAGGTGAGCCCATCATGAGCCTTGACGAAAAGTCGGCTGACGCCCTGGCCGCAGCACCCCACAGGCGGCCGCCGGTCCCTCGGTGGCTGCTCGGCATTGGGCCGCTGGTCCTGATCGCCATGCTGCTGGGGCTGTTCACCCTGCTCAACGCACCCGGTCTCAACAAACTCTCCGAGGGTGTTCCGCCGAAGGAGGAGGTCGCCGTCGAAGACGTCCGCCTGACGGCCGGACAGATCGCCATCACCGTCCGGAACGAGGGACCGGATCCGGTGTCCATCGCGCAGGTCAATGTCTCGGACTACTACGCCGTGTTCACGCAGACCCGGGAAACCATGGCGCCGCTGGAGTCCACCACCCTCACCATCATCTACAACTGGGTGGAAGGTGACCCCTACGAGGTGGCGCTGGTGACCTCGAACGGCGGCAAGATCCCGGCGGTTATTGACGCGGCCGCCCTGAGTCCGGAGCGCGGCAGCTCCTTCTTCGGACTCATGTTGCTCATGGGGATCTATGTTGGCGTGATACCCGTGGCCCTGGGAATGCTGTGGATGCCGTTCGTGCGCCGTTCGTCCGCGTCCTGGGTCCGCGTCCTCTTGGGAGTCACCGTCGGGCTGCTGGCCTTCCTGGCCATCGACGCGACCCTCGAAGCCGTGGGACTCGTGGCCGGCAGCGGCGCGTTCGGCGGCCCCATGGTCGTCTTCCTCGGCGCCGTGACCGCCTACCTCATCCTCGAGGGAACGGATGCGTGGATGCGCCGGCACCAGAACTCGACTACCGCCCACCAACCTTCAGCCCTGCCGCCCCAGCGTCTGGCGCCCCAGCGTCTGGCACTGCTGATCGCCATCGGCATCGGCCTGCACAACTTCGGCGAAGGCCTCGCTATCGGATCCGCGTACGCGGTGGGCTCGCTCGCCCTGGGCGCGTCCCTGATCGTCGGCTTCGCCATCCACAACACCACCGAGGGCCTGGCGATCGTTACCCCGCTTGCCAAGCAGCCCCCTGGCCTGGGCCGCCTGGCAATCCTGGGACTCATCGCAGGAGCGCCCGCGGCCGCCGGCGCCCTCCTCGGAGCGACCGTGTACCAGCCGGCCCTTTCAGCCTTCCTGCTCGGCATCGGAGCCGGGGCCGTCGCCCAGGTGGCCGTCAAACTCCTGCCAATGCTCAAGGACCCCGCGGGCAAGACCTTCACCCCGCTCACCGGCGCAGGCGTCGTCCTGGGAATGGGCCTGATGTTCGCCACCGGCCTGCTGGTCCAGGCTTAGGCCAGAACAGGCCTGGGCCAGGCGCGTACGACGGCGGTACCTCCCGCCGTCGTACTCTGACGTTTCGCTGGGTTCCCCCGATTTTTTCGGCGTGCCTATTGCCCCGGGGCCACCGCCTCAGGCACACTGGCTACAGATCCGCAGGAACAAATGCTTCCGCCGATCCAGCCCGCCGGACAATTCGGCCGGCCACCGCCCCATCAGAGATGCCGGGCAACCCCTCTGGAACCACCGCTTTCCGCCTCCCCGGGTACGCCCGGCCCCGGAAGCCTGTGCCTCCCCAGAGTCCCGGGATCCCGCCGAGAAAGAGACCACCATGATCAAGCGCCACTCTGACCTTGTCCTGGCAATCACAGCCCATGATCCTGACACGGTCGAAAACGACCTCAACACCGCCGTGGAAATGGCCCGCGAACACGCCATGAGGGAAAGCCGCCACGGCATCCTGGTCACCCAGCACAGCTACACCGACTACACGGTCGCCGTCAGCCGCGATGTCCCCTACGGGCAGACACACGAAAGGCGCGATCTCCCCGCATAGCAGTAAGGCGAGCGGACGACGGCGGGGACATCCCGCCGTCGTCCGCTGGCGTTTGGAGCCGTTCCCCACTGCGCGAACGGACACTTAAGCCCCCGCGCGGCGGAGTAGTTTTGTGGCATGACTGAAACCTATCGGTACGGCGTGGAGGTCCTGCATCTCCTGGTGTCGCCGGTGCACGCCTACTTCGGCCGGGCCCGCGAGGGTGCCGCGGATGTCCCCACGACGGATGCCGGGCGGGTGGAGTTCGTGGCGGGCAAGGGCATCGTTGGGGATCGGTTTTTCGGCAAGGCCGCGCATATGGACGCCGCAGTCACGCTGTTCTCGATCGAGTCACTCGAGGCCATCGCTGCGGAGCTGGGGACCGCACAGCTGGACCCGCTCCTGACCCGGCGCAACGTTGTGCTCCGAGGCGCCCACCTGGCTCCGCTCCTGGGGCACGACTTTGCCCTGGAATCCCAGGGAGACCTGGTGCGGCTTACGGCCGGGCGGCCCGCCCACCCCTGCGTCTGGATGGATGAGATGCTCGCCCCGGGCGCCCACAAAGCGATGCGCGGGCGCGGCGGTGTGCGTTGCCGGGTGTTGTCCGACGGCGTCCTGCACCGCGGACCGGCAGTGCTGGTCAGCCCGGTGCCGCTGGAGCCCGAACGGGCCGGCGAGGCCACACTGCTGCGGGCGTCGCGGCTGCC
Proteins encoded in this window:
- a CDS encoding metal-dependent transcriptional regulator, coding for MTVSELTASAQDYLKMIWSSTEWAEAPITVGAMAERMAVKPSTVSDGIRRLAKQGLVTHAPYGSIELTPAGRAHAVEMVRRHRLLETFLVQILGYGWDEVHDEAEILEHAVSDTMIRRIDEKLGHPTRDPHGDPIPSGDGLPHPPQGDPLTSVEPEQTVTITRISDADPDMLRYFTQLGLGPDTRLQVLAHRPYADVTTIRVGDRDVDLGPSAAESIWVVAN
- a CDS encoding multicopper oxidase domain-containing protein, which produces MPTRRAMLAGAAAFAAAPALVGWVPLDSKDPGHHAGHGTVSGQAAKTTTDGSSAAGAGSSRTDSGHLANHAGHAGFAGGSVPPERAGIDPTAILHDFDRGKTSTLPDGRTLREWDIVAVDKDFEIAPGVTFPGWSYNGRIPGPTLWAQEGDALRIHFTNAGAHLHTIHFHGIHRAEMDGTPGIGAGSIAPGQSFTYEFDATPFGTHLYHCHQSPLAPHIAKGLYGGFIIEPKEGRPKADNEMVMVMNGYNTDGGDDNEFYSVNGLPFHFMDFPVQVRQHELVRIHLINVLEYDPINSFHVHGNFFHYYPTGTMLTPAEFTDTISQVQGQRGIVEIRFPYPGKYMFHAHKTEFAELGWMGFFEVSPS
- a CDS encoding ZIP family metal transporter, with translation MSLDEKSADALAAAPHRRPPVPRWLLGIGPLVLIAMLLGLFTLLNAPGLNKLSEGVPPKEEVAVEDVRLTAGQIAITVRNEGPDPVSIAQVNVSDYYAVFTQTRETMAPLESTTLTIIYNWVEGDPYEVALVTSNGGKIPAVIDAAALSPERGSSFFGLMLLMGIYVGVIPVALGMLWMPFVRRSSASWVRVLLGVTVGLLAFLAIDATLEAVGLVAGSGAFGGPMVVFLGAVTAYLILEGTDAWMRRHQNSTTAHQPSALPPQRLAPQRLALLIAIGIGLHNFGEGLAIGSAYAVGSLALGASLIVGFAIHNTTEGLAIVTPLAKQPPGLGRLAILGLIAGAPAAAGALLGATVYQPALSAFLLGIGAGAVAQVAVKLLPMLKDPAGKTFTPLTGAGVVLGMGLMFATGLLVQA
- a CDS encoding MOSC domain-containing protein, producing MTETYRYGVEVLHLLVSPVHAYFGRAREGAADVPTTDAGRVEFVAGKGIVGDRFFGKAAHMDAAVTLFSIESLEAIAAELGTAQLDPLLTRRNVVLRGAHLAPLLGHDFALESQGDLVRLTAGRPAHPCVWMDEMLAPGAHKAMRGRGGVRCRVLSDGVLHRGPAVLVSPVPLEPERAGEATLLRASRLP